In Burkholderia gladioli, a genomic segment contains:
- a CDS encoding lactate utilization protein B, whose amino-acid sequence MSRAKPVDHAGAAEAFLAKTEHVAFHDRRLWDLRKKRDAQAASIEEWETLRTLASQIKEHTLSRLADYLEQFASNAEANGVKVHWALDAAAHNETVYRILESHGVKTLVKSKSMLTDECELREYLGPRGIEVMETDLGERIQQLDQQPPSHVVVPAVHKLRGDVAELFGRTLGTDPANDDIHYLAESQRVTTRPAFLEAGAGMTGCNFAVAETGTVVVCTNEGNADLSANVPPVHIVSIGIEKLIPRIADLGVFVRLLSRSALGSPITQYTSHFRKPRPGTEMHFVIVDNGRSARLAMDDFWYSLKCIRCGACMNTCPVYRRSSGLSYGSTYAGPIGAILNPAYDLKRFSTLPFASTMNGSCSNVCPVKINIHEQLYRWRQIVAEEGELPRVKRGLIKVAGKLLANPSLYRASVRSMQTALHRLPNLVLYNPLNTWGKGRALPEAPRQTFRDWYEANRGKDGAQAGPDKDKDEESTS is encoded by the coding sequence ATGAGCCGCGCCAAACCCGTCGATCACGCCGGCGCCGCCGAGGCCTTCCTCGCCAAGACCGAGCATGTGGCCTTCCACGACCGCCGCCTGTGGGACCTGCGCAAGAAGCGCGACGCCCAGGCCGCCTCGATCGAGGAATGGGAGACGCTGCGCACGCTGGCCTCGCAGATCAAGGAACACACGCTGTCGCGCCTGGCCGACTACCTGGAGCAGTTCGCCTCGAACGCCGAGGCCAACGGCGTGAAGGTGCACTGGGCGCTCGACGCGGCCGCGCACAACGAAACCGTCTACCGCATCCTCGAATCGCATGGCGTGAAGACGCTGGTCAAGAGCAAGTCGATGCTGACCGACGAATGCGAGCTGCGCGAATACCTCGGGCCGCGCGGCATCGAGGTGATGGAGACCGATTTGGGCGAGCGGATCCAGCAGCTCGACCAGCAGCCGCCCTCGCATGTGGTGGTGCCGGCCGTGCACAAGCTGCGCGGCGACGTGGCCGAATTGTTCGGCCGCACGCTCGGCACCGATCCCGCCAACGACGACATCCACTACCTGGCCGAGAGCCAGCGCGTGACCACCCGCCCGGCCTTCCTGGAAGCCGGCGCCGGCATGACGGGCTGCAACTTCGCGGTGGCCGAGACCGGCACCGTGGTGGTCTGCACCAACGAGGGTAATGCCGACCTGTCGGCCAACGTGCCGCCGGTGCATATCGTTTCGATCGGCATCGAGAAGCTGATCCCGCGCATCGCCGACCTCGGCGTGTTCGTGCGGCTGCTCTCGCGCAGCGCGCTCGGCTCGCCGATCACGCAGTACACCTCGCACTTCCGCAAGCCGCGCCCCGGCACCGAGATGCATTTCGTGATCGTCGACAACGGCCGCTCGGCGCGCCTGGCGATGGACGATTTCTGGTACTCGCTGAAGTGCATCCGCTGCGGCGCCTGCATGAACACCTGCCCGGTCTATCGACGCAGCAGCGGGCTGTCGTATGGCAGCACCTATGCCGGGCCGATCGGCGCGATCCTCAACCCCGCCTACGACCTCAAGCGCTTCAGCACCCTGCCCTTCGCCTCGACCATGAACGGCAGTTGCAGCAATGTCTGCCCGGTCAAGATCAATATCCACGAGCAGTTGTATCGCTGGCGCCAGATCGTCGCCGAGGAAGGCGAGCTGCCGCGCGTCAAGCGCGGGCTGATCAAGGTGGCGGGCAAGCTGCTGGCCAATCCCTCGCTGTATCGCGCCTCGGTGCGTTCGATGCAGACCGCCCTGCATCGGCTGCCGAACCTGGTGCTCTACAACCCGCTCAATACCTGGGGCAAGGGGCGCGCGCTGCCCGAGGCGCCGAGGCAGACGTTCCGCGATTGGTACGAGGCGAATCGGGGCAAGGACGGCGCCCAGGCGGGCCCGGATAAGGACAAGGACGAGGAGTCGACATCATGA
- a CDS encoding (Fe-S)-binding protein yields MKVALFVPCFIDALYPEVGIATLELLEKLGLDVDYPRRQTCCGQPLANNGCEADAAGAEALFVDNFAGYDYVVAPSSSCVHHVRQHLTAAGESPRIAAVRANTYELTEFLHDVLGVRAFPWARFEHTVGLHNSCSAIRHLHAASMSEIQGEPWSKARTLLEGVAGIRFAAPARPDECCGFGGTFSVSEAAVSVRMGQDKVRDHRQAGAEFMVSADMSCLMHQQGCAARERIPMRFLHIAQVLNGIDTAALAGPGRVEVQA; encoded by the coding sequence ATGAAGGTGGCTCTGTTCGTGCCTTGTTTCATCGATGCGCTCTACCCCGAGGTCGGCATCGCGACGCTGGAGCTGCTCGAGAAGCTCGGCCTCGACGTCGACTATCCGCGCCGCCAGACCTGCTGCGGCCAGCCGCTCGCCAACAACGGCTGCGAGGCCGACGCGGCCGGCGCCGAAGCGCTGTTCGTCGACAACTTCGCCGGCTACGACTACGTGGTGGCGCCCTCCTCGAGCTGCGTCCACCATGTGCGCCAGCACCTGACGGCGGCCGGCGAATCGCCGCGGATCGCGGCGGTGCGTGCCAATACCTACGAATTGACCGAGTTCCTGCACGACGTGCTCGGCGTGCGCGCGTTCCCCTGGGCGCGCTTCGAGCACACGGTCGGGCTGCACAACAGTTGCAGCGCGATCCGCCACCTGCACGCGGCCTCGATGAGCGAGATCCAGGGCGAGCCCTGGTCGAAGGCGCGCACGCTGCTGGAGGGCGTGGCCGGGATCCGCTTCGCCGCGCCCGCCCGGCCCGACGAATGCTGCGGCTTCGGCGGCACCTTCTCGGTATCGGAGGCGGCCGTCTCGGTGCGCATGGGCCAGGACAAGGTGCGCGACCACCGGCAGGCCGGCGCCGAGTTCATGGTCTCGGCCGACATGTCCTGCCTGATGCACCAGCAGGGCTGCGCCGCGCGCGAGCGGATCCCGATGCGCTTCCTGCACATCGCCCAGGTGCTCAACGGCATCGATACGGCCGCGCTGGCCGGCCCCGGCCGCGTGGAGGTGCAGGCATGA
- a CDS encoding LutC/YkgG family protein, translating into MSVSREEFLMRVRAAQRVAVREDGGNGGFAAIGGDDPHPLPVLPVFETPAGDRLERFRASLATMGGKCVTPASREELPGWFAERFPGHVPLSATDEVPGVELLDAARVPASLHEVEVGVVRARHGVAETGSVWLSEAEYRVNALGYLVQHLVVLLDPADIVDGLQDLYRIADFREASYAALVTGPSATADIEGVLIQGAQGVRSLTVVLLGRGPA; encoded by the coding sequence ATGAGCGTGTCTCGCGAGGAATTCCTGATGCGCGTGCGCGCGGCGCAGCGTGTGGCCGTGCGCGAGGATGGCGGTAACGGCGGCTTCGCGGCGATCGGCGGCGACGATCCGCATCCGTTGCCGGTGCTGCCGGTGTTCGAGACGCCCGCGGGCGATCGGCTCGAACGTTTCCGCGCGAGCCTGGCGACGATGGGCGGCAAGTGCGTCACGCCGGCCTCGCGTGAGGAACTGCCGGGATGGTTCGCCGAGCGATTTCCGGGGCATGTGCCGCTGTCGGCCACGGACGAGGTGCCGGGCGTCGAGTTGCTCGATGCGGCACGGGTGCCGGCTTCGCTGCATGAGGTGGAGGTGGGCGTGGTGCGTGCGCGCCATGGCGTGGCCGAAACCGGATCGGTCTGGCTTTCCGAGGCGGAGTATCGCGTCAATGCGCTGGGTTACCTGGTCCAGCATCTGGTGGTGCTGCTCGATCCGGCCGATATCGTCGATGGCTTGCAGGATCTGTATCGGATCGCCGATTTCCGCGAGGCGAGCTACGCGGCGCTGGTGACGGGACCCTCGGCCACGGCCGATATCGAGGGCGTGCTGATCCAGGGGGCGCAGGGGGTGAGGTCGTTGACGGTGGTGTTGCTGGGGCGTGGGCCGGCTTGA
- the fucP gene encoding L-fucose:H+ symporter permease, protein MQQVSEAGVTPVGTAQRSRDWRTAFILVTSLFFMWGLSYGLLDVLNKHFQDVLHVSKAQSGLLQGAYFGAYFVMAIPAALLMERFGYKRGILLGLTLYAIGALLFIPASGVASFPFFLFALFVIASGLGCLETAANPYVTELGTPETAERRLNLSQSFNGLGSFLGPLIGGAFFFPSGAASQAAAEGLGSVRITYVAIAGVVVLLALLIARTPMPDIRRPASAAQRAAGESIWSRPHFVGGIVAQFFYVAAQVGVGAFFINYAIVHWPELSAQRASFMLSIALLLFMAGRFVSTAAMGKVSPARLLTLYALANIALCAIVLAGIPVLSVLALIGVFFFMSIMFPTIFALGVKDLGPQTKRGASFQVMSIVGGAIMPYAMGRVADGSGVSIAYALPLACFAVVAWYGWRGSRIA, encoded by the coding sequence ATGCAACAGGTATCGGAAGCCGGCGTCACGCCGGTCGGCACGGCGCAACGCTCGCGCGACTGGCGCACCGCGTTCATTCTGGTGACCAGCCTCTTTTTCATGTGGGGGCTCTCATACGGCTTGCTCGACGTGCTGAACAAGCATTTCCAGGACGTGCTGCACGTCAGCAAGGCGCAATCGGGCCTGCTGCAGGGCGCCTATTTCGGGGCTTATTTCGTGATGGCGATCCCGGCCGCGCTGCTGATGGAGCGCTTCGGCTACAAGCGCGGCATCCTGCTGGGGCTCACGCTCTACGCGATCGGCGCGCTGCTGTTCATCCCGGCCTCGGGCGTGGCGAGCTTCCCGTTCTTCCTGTTCGCGCTGTTCGTGATCGCCTCCGGCCTCGGCTGCCTGGAAACCGCCGCGAATCCCTACGTGACCGAACTCGGCACGCCCGAGACGGCCGAGCGGCGCCTGAACCTCTCGCAATCCTTCAATGGCCTGGGCAGCTTCCTCGGGCCGCTGATCGGCGGCGCCTTCTTCTTCCCCTCGGGCGCGGCCAGCCAGGCCGCCGCCGAGGGGCTCGGCTCGGTGCGCATCACCTACGTGGCGATCGCCGGCGTGGTGGTGCTGCTCGCGCTGCTGATCGCGCGCACGCCGATGCCCGACATCCGCCGCCCGGCCTCGGCCGCGCAGCGTGCCGCCGGCGAGTCGATCTGGTCGCGTCCGCACTTCGTGGGCGGCATCGTCGCGCAGTTCTTCTACGTGGCCGCGCAGGTGGGCGTGGGCGCCTTCTTCATCAACTACGCGATCGTGCACTGGCCCGAGCTGAGCGCGCAGCGCGCCTCCTTCATGCTGTCGATCGCGCTGCTGCTGTTCATGGCCGGGCGCTTCGTGAGTACCGCCGCGATGGGCAAGGTCTCGCCGGCCCGGCTGCTGACGCTCTACGCGCTCGCCAACATCGCGCTCTGCGCCATCGTGCTGGCCGGCATCCCGGTGCTGTCGGTGCTCGCGCTGATCGGCGTGTTCTTCTTCATGTCGATCATGTTCCCGACCATCTTCGCGCTCGGCGTCAAGGATCTCGGCCCGCAGACCAAGCGCGGCGCCTCGTTCCAGGTGATGTCGATCGTCGGCGGGGCGATCATGCCCTACGCGATGGGGCGCGTCGCCGACGGCTCGGGCGTGAGCATCGCCTACGCGCTGCCGCTCGCCTGTTTCGCCGTGGTGGCCTGGTACGGCTGGCGCGGCAGCCGCATCGCCTGA
- a CDS encoding FadR/GntR family transcriptional regulator: MKTPSQTERILREIETQLIEGVWAPGERIPGERKLAESMGAARSTVRTALQRLVARGLLTSRPMSGFYVSDRLQTGLISPWRQLVGDHPELRPDMLEFRLMLEATTAYLAAMRATEEDLARIGNVMAAMVEAHREGDHARESRLDGDFHAALAGASHNAMLRHLQGSLAKMLHTHISLNNTNLFELREQAGEHILAQHLRLWEAIRARQPEEARRLMVEHIGFVWRKLEPDLPVTAM; this comes from the coding sequence ATGAAAACCCCCAGCCAGACCGAGCGCATCCTGCGCGAGATCGAGACGCAACTGATCGAGGGCGTGTGGGCGCCCGGCGAACGGATCCCGGGAGAGCGCAAGCTGGCCGAGTCGATGGGCGCGGCGCGCTCGACGGTGCGCACGGCGCTGCAGCGGCTGGTGGCGCGCGGGCTGCTGACGAGCCGCCCGATGTCGGGCTTCTACGTTTCCGACCGCCTGCAGACGGGCCTGATCTCGCCGTGGCGGCAACTGGTCGGCGACCATCCCGAGCTGCGCCCCGACATGCTGGAATTCCGCCTGATGCTGGAGGCCACCACGGCCTACCTGGCTGCGATGCGCGCCACCGAGGAGGACCTCGCGCGGATCGGCAACGTGATGGCGGCGATGGTCGAGGCGCATCGCGAGGGCGACCACGCGCGCGAATCGCGGCTCGACGGCGATTTCCACGCGGCGCTGGCCGGCGCCTCGCACAACGCGATGCTGCGCCACCTGCAGGGCAGCCTGGCCAAGATGCTGCACACCCATATCTCGCTCAACAACACCAACCTGTTCGAGCTGCGCGAGCAGGCCGGCGAGCACATCCTGGCCCAGCACCTGCGGCTGTGGGAGGCGATCCGCGCGCGCCAGCCCGAGGAGGCGCGGCGCCTGATGGTCGAGCATATCGGCTTCGTCTGGCGCAAGCTCGAACCCGACCTGCCGGTTACCGCGATGTGA
- a CDS encoding dihydrofolate reductase, with amino-acid sequence MLAGKQIVMVAAMAANRVIGFGKDIPWTIPGEQKRFRELTMGQLLVMGRLTFESIGRPLPGRDVVVLSSRDEALAGARRAACFEALVDIIRDDPRERVLIGGGQQIYERFLPFADVVHLTEIDLQVPGDTFFPTLPARFTAVDRIEIDGAVAHAFVTYASASPDGNLR; translated from the coding sequence ATGCTGGCGGGAAAACAGATCGTCATGGTGGCCGCGATGGCGGCGAATCGCGTCATCGGTTTCGGCAAGGACATTCCCTGGACGATCCCCGGCGAGCAGAAGCGCTTCCGCGAACTGACGATGGGACAGTTGCTGGTGATGGGGAGACTGACCTTCGAGTCGATCGGCAGGCCCCTGCCTGGCCGGGACGTGGTGGTGCTCAGTTCGCGCGACGAGGCCCTGGCAGGCGCACGGCGCGCGGCATGCTTCGAAGCGCTGGTGGACATCATCCGCGACGACCCTCGCGAGCGGGTACTCATCGGCGGCGGCCAACAGATATACGAGCGCTTCCTGCCTTTCGCCGATGTCGTCCATCTGACCGAAATCGATCTGCAGGTGCCTGGCGACACGTTCTTCCCAACGCTGCCGGCGCGCTTCACGGCCGTCGATCGGATCGAGATCGACGGTGCCGTCGCTCACGCCTTCGTCACCTATGCCAGCGCCTCGCCAGACGGAAACCTCCGATGA
- a CDS encoding L-rhamnose mutarotase, with product MRQCLALDLRDDPESIARYEAHHERIWPEIAAHLRGQGVTSMEIWRIGNRLTMVMETDDARFDAARMAATSLADPKVVEWETLMSTFQQPTPWTPAGVKWAPMARIFDLDEQ from the coding sequence ATGCGGCAATGCCTGGCGCTGGACCTGAGAGACGACCCCGAATCGATCGCGCGCTACGAGGCGCATCACGAGCGCATCTGGCCGGAGATTGCCGCGCACTTGCGTGGGCAGGGCGTGACCTCGATGGAGATCTGGCGGATCGGCAACCGCCTCACGATGGTGATGGAAACGGACGACGCGCGCTTCGACGCCGCGCGCATGGCGGCGACGAGCCTGGCCGATCCGAAGGTGGTGGAGTGGGAAACGCTGATGAGCACCTTCCAGCAGCCCACGCCATGGACGCCGGCCGGGGTGAAGTGGGCGCCGATGGCGCGCATCTTCGATCTCGACGAGCAGTGA
- a CDS encoding FadR/GntR family transcriptional regulator — protein MPIQPIQNRRLYQQIADQLRAMIESGSFPPGSYLPPERELAVQFGVSRTSVREALIALEVVGLVSVRVGDGVSVRQREQPPAEAAPASHSNLLEVDPELGIEFDLNAEIPPFSLLQARKLIEPEAAELAALNASDAQLAAIREAFLRNQQDNRSGSTTHPGDRLFHIRIAEASGNDAYAMMIKQMLAHRYDPLFQRLQKLYTPRDMPHRSEVEHRAILDALEARDAKGARRAMLTHLNSVIRIFSRQSV, from the coding sequence ATGCCGATCCAACCTATCCAGAATCGCCGTCTCTACCAGCAAATCGCCGATCAATTGCGCGCGATGATCGAATCCGGCAGCTTCCCGCCCGGCAGCTACCTGCCGCCCGAGCGCGAGCTGGCCGTGCAGTTCGGCGTGTCGCGCACCTCGGTGCGCGAGGCGCTGATCGCGCTGGAGGTGGTCGGGCTGGTTTCCGTGCGTGTCGGCGACGGCGTTTCGGTGCGGCAGCGCGAGCAGCCGCCCGCCGAGGCCGCGCCGGCGTCGCATTCGAACCTGCTCGAGGTCGATCCCGAGCTGGGCATCGAATTCGACCTCAATGCCGAGATTCCGCCGTTTTCCCTGTTGCAGGCGCGCAAGCTGATCGAGCCCGAGGCGGCCGAGCTGGCCGCGCTCAATGCTTCCGACGCGCAGCTCGCGGCGATCCGCGAAGCCTTCCTGCGCAATCAGCAGGACAATCGCAGCGGTTCGACCACGCATCCGGGCGACCGGCTGTTCCATATCCGCATCGCCGAGGCCAGCGGCAACGACGCCTACGCGATGATGATCAAGCAGATGCTCGCGCATCGTTACGATCCGCTGTTCCAGCGGCTGCAGAAGCTGTATACGCCGCGTGACATGCCGCATCGCTCCGAGGTCGAGCACCGCGCGATCCTCGACGCGCTGGAGGCGCGCGATGCCAAGGGCGCGCGGCGTGCGATGCTGACTCACCTGAATTCGGTGATCCGGATTTTTTCGCGGCAGTCGGTGTAG
- a CDS encoding SDR family oxidoreductase, which produces MNLDLQDKVVLVTGGAAGIGGAITRALAAEGAIPVVLDRNAPDDAFASQLRDQQPRTRFLRTDLLDDAQCQAAVDAAIAEFGRIDGLVNNAGVNDGVGLGAGRAAFVASLERNLLHYYAMAHYCEPHLKASRGAIVNVSSKTALTGQGGTSGYCAAKGAVLSLTREWAASLAGDGVRVNAVIPAEVMTPLYESWLASFDDPEAKLAAITQRIPFGKRMTTPEEIASTAVFLLSELASHTTGQWLFVDGGYTHLDRALG; this is translated from the coding sequence ATGAACCTCGATCTGCAAGACAAGGTGGTGCTGGTCACGGGCGGCGCGGCCGGCATCGGCGGCGCGATCACGCGCGCATTGGCGGCCGAAGGCGCGATTCCGGTGGTGCTCGACCGCAATGCGCCCGACGATGCCTTCGCCTCGCAACTGCGCGACCAGCAGCCCCGCACGCGCTTCCTGCGCACCGACCTGCTCGACGACGCGCAATGCCAGGCCGCCGTCGATGCCGCGATCGCCGAATTCGGCCGCATCGACGGCCTGGTCAACAACGCCGGCGTCAACGACGGCGTCGGCCTGGGCGCGGGCCGCGCGGCCTTCGTCGCCTCGCTCGAACGCAATCTGCTGCACTACTACGCGATGGCGCATTACTGTGAGCCGCACCTGAAGGCCAGCCGCGGCGCGATCGTCAACGTCTCGTCGAAGACGGCGCTGACCGGGCAGGGCGGCACCAGCGGCTATTGCGCCGCGAAAGGCGCGGTGCTGTCGCTCACGCGCGAATGGGCCGCCTCGCTGGCCGGCGACGGCGTGCGCGTGAACGCCGTGATCCCGGCCGAGGTGATGACGCCGCTCTACGAATCCTGGCTCGCCAGCTTCGACGATCCCGAGGCGAAACTGGCCGCGATCACGCAGCGCATCCCCTTCGGCAAGCGCATGACCACGCCCGAGGAGATCGCCTCGACGGCCGTGTTCCTGCTGTCGGAGCTCGCCTCGCACACGACCGGCCAATGGCTGTTCGTCGACGGCGGCTACACGCACCTGGACCGCGCGCTGGGCTGA
- a CDS encoding amidohydrolase family protein, with amino-acid sequence MTTTSLLIRDIRTLDGARADILIIGSRIAAIGPALAPPPGCVIEDGARRLALPGLVEGHTHLDKTHWGLPWFRNEVGPRLVDRIEFERRWRAEQGHHAGRQSLALARAFLAAGTTRLRTHVDIDTEAGLKHMEGVLATREAMRGRQEIQIVAFPQSGVLARPGTEALLDAALGAGADLVGGLDPCAIEGDPVAAVDLMFRLAERHGSGIDLHLHERGEMGAASLGLVLDRTAALGMRGRVAISHGFCLGGVEPRVRDALLARMAALDVPIVTSAPPDIEVPSVAACRAAGVTVVGGNDGIRDTWTPYGRPDMLERAMLIGMRNNFRRDDELAVALDCVTDSAARGCGFGDYGLAPGARADLVLVEAAGAAEAVVARPPRRLVMASGAIVARDGVLVAG; translated from the coding sequence ATGACGACGACCTCCCTGCTGATTCGTGACATCCGCACCCTGGACGGCGCGCGCGCCGACATCCTCATCATTGGTTCGCGGATCGCCGCGATCGGCCCCGCGCTGGCGCCGCCGCCCGGCTGCGTGATCGAGGACGGCGCGCGCCGGCTGGCGCTGCCGGGCCTGGTCGAGGGCCACACGCATCTCGACAAGACGCACTGGGGCCTGCCCTGGTTTCGCAACGAGGTCGGCCCGCGCCTGGTCGATCGCATCGAGTTCGAGCGACGCTGGCGCGCCGAGCAGGGGCACCACGCGGGCCGGCAGTCGCTGGCCCTGGCGCGCGCCTTCCTGGCGGCCGGCACCACGCGGCTGCGCACCCATGTCGACATCGATACCGAGGCGGGCCTGAAGCACATGGAAGGCGTGCTCGCCACGCGCGAGGCGATGCGCGGCCGGCAGGAAATCCAGATCGTCGCCTTCCCGCAATCGGGCGTGCTGGCGCGGCCCGGCACCGAGGCGCTGCTCGACGCGGCGCTGGGCGCCGGCGCGGACCTGGTCGGCGGGCTCGATCCCTGCGCGATCGAGGGCGACCCGGTGGCGGCCGTCGACCTGATGTTCCGGCTCGCCGAGCGGCACGGCAGCGGCATCGACCTGCATCTGCACGAGCGCGGCGAGATGGGCGCGGCCTCGCTGGGGCTGGTCCTCGATCGCACTGCCGCGCTCGGCATGCGCGGCCGGGTGGCGATCAGCCATGGTTTCTGCCTGGGCGGGGTGGAGCCGCGCGTGCGCGACGCGTTGCTGGCGCGCATGGCCGCGCTGGACGTGCCGATCGTCACCAGCGCGCCGCCCGATATCGAGGTGCCGTCGGTGGCGGCCTGCCGCGCGGCGGGCGTGACGGTGGTGGGCGGCAACGACGGGATCCGCGATACCTGGACGCCCTATGGCCGCCCCGACATGCTCGAACGCGCGATGCTGATCGGCATGCGCAACAACTTCCGCCGCGACGACGAGCTGGCCGTCGCGCTCGACTGCGTGACGGATTCGGCCGCGCGCGGCTGCGGTTTCGGCGATTACGGCCTGGCGCCGGGCGCGCGCGCCGACCTGGTGCTGGTGGAGGCGGCCGGCGCGGCCGAGGCGGTGGTCGCGCGCCCGCCGCGGCGGCTGGTGATGGCCTCGGGCGCGATCGTCGCGCGCGACGGCGTGCTGGTGGCGGGTTGA